The Cyanobacteriota bacterium nucleotide sequence CCGCTGCCATCAACCATTTTGAAGGCTTGAATGGTTCCAACTTTTCCTAACTTTTCGATCACCTGATCGGAGACGCGATCGCGCAGGCGACGAACCTTAACTTTCTGACCAATTTCTAACATCACGACTCCAACTAAAACATCTAACGCAATGGTCGGCACAACCATTCCACAGTGTATCAAGGTCTGGTACGGCATTACCGATGATTTCTAGCAGAATGTCAGGGAAGCCCAGTAACTACATTAAGGTATGTTTAGTGGTAGGCAACTTGTCTCAGCGAGGTGATGGCTTGGTTACAATCAACGGGGAACAATCGGTCTAGACTGAGGAAGATGGATGTTGTGATGACTAAATTGACGGGCACAGGCCAATGAGAGCCTCCATGTTGACACAGGTCAAGAACTACCTACGTGATCGCA carries:
- a CDS encoding DUF2862 domain-containing protein — encoded protein: MLEIGQKVKVRRLRDRVSDQVIEKLGKVGTIQAFKMVDGSGIGMFVRFDDAFATWFFDDEIEPVK